Proteins encoded within one genomic window of Brassica rapa cultivar Chiifu-401-42 chromosome A09, CAAS_Brap_v3.01, whole genome shotgun sequence:
- the LOC103836985 gene encoding transcription factor GTE8 isoform X1, producing the protein MVESAAFPGGYYRNTFEAPDESSQGSGSSAQIDTEVTASQNSTTPARKRINLNPDDEDPYGVRRQVIPLYNKSQSERKDLIHRLKRELEQTKIVLKNAELLNVRSITSRGWNRGSSGKFESLPDTALMKQCDTLLKKLWSHPHSWVFQAPVDVVKLNLPDYLTVIKHPMDLGTVKKNLASSVYLTPHEFASDVRLTFANAMTYNPPGHDVHIMADILSKLFESRWKAIEKKLPAVTLEPSVERRTAISAPPSKKRKMASPVRETVKPLMTAEERHRLGRQLESLLEELPSQIIDFLKKHSSSGGEVAEEDEIEIDIDVLSDEVLLTLQKLMDEYVKGKEAKQSDVEPFDGPGPSNSSLQRGGSQIVNEMAVEYVGGNEPPISGTSSDSDSGSSEDQSDDAKPMIREGSSKMPETANAEAQRDEDERIDDLLEESAGAAEQQKPSSDESDSQPDGNMLETPAPSEKQYRAALLKNKFADIILKAREKTLPQNSNKGDPEKLRKEREELELQMKKERARLQAEAEAAEDARRQAEAEAAAEAAAESKRKRELEREAARQALLKMEQTVEINENSRFLEDLEMLSSSAPEQLPSSVDETSPERGLDALGSFNFRGINPLEQLGLYMKQDDDEEEPEAPRAVPKLATDVEEGEID; encoded by the exons atggTTGAAAGTGCTGCCTTCCCCGGAGGTTACTACAGGAACACTTTCGAAGCGCCTGATGAATCATCACAGGGCTCTGGAAGCTCCGCTCAGATTGATACCGAGGTCACTGCATCTCAGAACTCAACCACTCCTGCACGAAAGCGTATTAATCTGAACCCCGACGATGAGGATCCTTACGGTGTCCGGAGACAAGTCATTCCCTTGTACAACAAGTCGCAGTCCGAGAGAAAAGACTTGATCCATCGTCTCAAACGGGAGCTGGAGCAGACAAAGATAGTTCTCAAGAACGCTGAGTTGTTGAACGTTAGGTCTATTACATCTCGTGGATGGAACCGTGGCTCCTCGGGGAAGTTTGAGTCGCTCCCCGACACGGCGCTGATGAAGCAATGCGACACGCTGCTGAAGAAGCTCTGGTCTCATCCCCATTCTTGGGTGTTCCAGGCGCCTGTCGATGTAGTGAAACTGAACTTACCTGACTATCTAACTGTCATCAAACACCCCATGGACTTGGGGACAGTGAAGAAGAACTTAGCATCTAGTGTATACTTAACACCTCACGAGTTTGCTTCTGATGTGAGGCTCACGTTCGCCAACGCGATGACGTATAACCCTCCAGGGCATGACGTTCACATCATGGCGGATATACTTAGTAAACTGTTCGAATCTCGGTGGAAAGCTATAGAGAAGAAGTTACCAGCAGTTACATTGGAACCCAGTGTGGAAAGGAGAACTGCTATCTCTGCCCCTCCctcgaagaagaggaagatggcTTCACCCGTTAGAGAGACGGTGAAGCCCCTTATGACGGCAGAGGAGAGGCATAGATTGGGGAGACAACTCGAGTCTCTACTTGAGGAGCTTCCTTCACAGATCATTGACTTTTTGAAGAAACACAGCTCAAGTGGAGGAGAAGTTGCGGAAGAAGATGAGATTGAGATAGACATTGATGTTCTCAGCGATGAAGTGCTGCTCACTCTTCAAAAGCTTATGGATGAATATGTCAAAGGTAAAGAAGCGAAGCAGTCGGATGTAGAACCTTTTGATGGACCAGGACCGAGCAATTCGTCTCTCCAACGAGGTGGAAGTCAGATTGTGAATGAAATGGCTGTTGAGTATGTCGGTGGGAACGAACCTCCAATCTCAGGAACCTCCAGTG ATTCAGATTCTGGTAGCTCTGAAGATCAATCTGATGACGCTAAGCCCATGATCCGAGAGGGTTCTTCCAAG ATGCCTGAAACTGCAAATGCTGAGGCGCAAAGAGATGAAGATGAGAGAATAGATGATCTTCTTGAag AATCTGCTGGTGCGGCTGAGCAGCAAAAGCCTAGTTCTGATGAATCAGATAGCCAACCTGATG GGAACATGTTAGAGACTCCGGCTCCATCTGAGAAGCAATATAGAGCTGCGCTGTTGAAGAACAAGTTTGCAGATATCATTCTAAAAGCACGCGAGAAAACACTTCCACAG AATAGTAATAAGGGCGACCCTGAAAAGCTTCGTAAGGAAAGAGAAGAACTCGAACTGCAGATGAAGAAAG AGAGAGCACGGCTACAAGCTGAGGCAGAGGCTGCTGAAGATGCGCGTCGCCAAGCTGAAGCAGAGGCGGCTGCGGAAGCTGCTGCTGAGTCTAAGCGTAAGAGAGAGCTCGAAAGAGAAGCAGCTCGCCAAGCTTTATTAAAG ATGGAGCAAACTGTGGAGATCAACGAGAACTCGCGGTTCCTAGAGGACCTAGAGATGCTGAGTTCAAGTGCACCAGAGCAATTACCTAGCTCAGTTGATGAAACCAGCCCCGAGAGAGGTTTGGACGCCCTTGGAAGTTTCAACTTCAGAGGAATTAACCCTCTTGAGCAGCTCGGGCTGTACATGAAacaagatgatgatgaagaagaacctGAGGCTCCTCGTGCTGTTCCAAAGCTAGCTACCGACGTGGAAGAAGGTGAAATcgattga
- the LOC103836986 gene encoding prohibitin-4, mitochondrial: MGSQAAVSFLTNIAKAAFGLGTAATVLSSSLYTVDGGERAVLFDRFRGVLDQTVGEGTHFLIPILQRPHVFDIRTKPHTFSSVSGTKDLQMVNLTLRVLSRPEVSRLPTIFQTLGLEYDEKVLPSIGNEVLKAVVAQFNADQLLTERPQVSALVRDSLIKRARDFNIELDDVAITHLSYGMEFSRAVEAKQVAQQEAERSKFVVMKADQERRAAVIRAEGESEAAQLISDATAKAGMGLIELRRIEASREVAATLARSPNVAYLPGGQSMLFNLNAGR, translated from the exons ATGGGAAGCCAAGCAGCGGTTTCGTTCCTCACCAACATTGCCAAGGCGGCGTTTGGTCTCGGCACGGCGGCGACGGTACTTTCCTCGTCGCTCTACACGGTCGACGGCGGCGAGAGAGCCGTGCTGTTCGATCGTTTCAGGGGAGTGTTGGATCAGACTGTTGGAGAAGGGACTCACTTCCTGATCCCGATTCTCCAGAGGCCTCACGTCTTCGACATCCGCACTAAGCCTCACACCTTCTCCTCCGTCTCTGGAACCAAGGATCTGCAGATGGTTAATCTCACCCTCCGTGTTCTCTCTCGCCCTGAG GTTTCGCGTCTCCCTACGATATTCCAAACATTGGGTCTGGAGTACGACGAGAAGGTTCTTCCTTCGATTGGAAACGAGGTCTTGAAAGCTGTCGTCGCTCAATTCAACGCTGATCAGCTCCTCACGGAGCGTCCTCAAGTGTCAGCACTTGTGCGTGACTCTCTCATCAAGCGTGCCAGGGACTTCAACATCGAGCTAGACGATGTGGCCATCACGCATTTGTCGTACGGTATGGAGTTCTCGAGGGCAGTGGAGGCGAAGCAGGTGGCTCAGCAGGAAGCGGAGAGGTCCAAGTTTGTGGTGATGAAGGCTGATCAGGAGAGGAGAGCCGCGGTTATTAGAGCTGAAGGTGAGAGTGAAGCTGCTCAGTTGATATCTGATGCAACGGCTAAAGCTGGAATGGGATTGATCGAGCTCAGGAGGATTGAGGCTTCGAGGGAGGTTGCGGCTACACTGGCTAGGTCTCCAAACGTGGCTTACTTGCCCGGTGGACAGAGCATGCTCTTTAACTTGAACGCTGGTCGTTGA
- the LOC103836983 gene encoding cytochrome c1 1, heme protein, mitochondrial, with product MVGGGVFQQILRRKLHSPSLATPVRSWLSSKTAHVEAGSSGVRAFALLGAGVTGLLSFSTVASADEAEHGLACPDYPWPHDGILSSYDHASIRRGHQVYQQVCASCHSMSLISYRDLVGVAYTEEEAKAMAAEIEVVDGPNDEGEMFTRPGKLSDRLPQPYANESAARFANGGAYPPDLSLITKARHNGQNYVFALLTGYRDPPAGISIREGLHYNPYFPGGAIAMPKMLNDEAVEYEDGVPATEAQMGKDVVSFLSWAAEPEMEERKLMGFKWIFLLSLALLQAAYYRRLKWSVLKSRKLVLDVVN from the exons ATGGTTGGAGGAGGAGTTTTCCAGCAGATTCTCAGGAGGAAGCTTCACTCCCCATCACTC GCAACTCCTGTCCGGTCGTGGCTTTCTTCGAAGACTGCTCATGTGGAAGCTGGTTCTTCTGGTGTAAGAGCATTTGCCCTCTTGGGTGCTGGTGTTACAGGACTGTTGAGTTTTTCGACAGTAGCGTCTGCTGATGAGGCAGAACACGGGTTGGCTTGTCCAGACTACCCTTGGCCTCATGATGGCATTCTCAGCTCATACGACCATGCTTC GATCCGTCGTGGGCATCAAGTTTATCAGCAAGTCTGCGCATCTTGCCATTCAATGTCTCTGATCTCATACCGAGATTTGGTTGGTGTAGCTTACACTGAGGAAGAGGCCAAGGCAATGGCAGCTGAAATTGAGGTGGTTGATGGACCTAATGATGAGGGTGAGATGTTCACCCGTCCTGGTAAACTCAGTGACCGCTTGCCTCAACCATATGCCAATGAGTCAGCTGCAAGGTTTGCTAACGGTGGAGCGTATCCTCCTGATCTTAGTCTTATCACTAag GCACGTCACAACGGTCAAAACTACGTCTTTGCTCTCCTGACGGGTTACCGTGATCCTCCTGCTGGCATTTCA ATTAGAGAGGGGTTACACTACAATCCTTACTTCCCAGGGGGAGCAATTGCTATGCCGAAAATGCTCAATGATGAAGCTGTTGAGTATGAAGATGGTGTCCCCGCCACAGAGGCACAG ATGGGTAAGGATGTTGTCTCATTCTTGTCCTGGGCAGCTGAGCCAGAAATGGAAGAGAGGAAGTTG ATGGGTTTCAAATGGATATTCCTACTATCTCTCGCTCTGCTCCAAGCAGCGTACTACAGGCGACTGAAATGGTCGGTTCTCAAGTCCCGCAAGCTGGTTCTCGACGTGGTGAACTAA
- the LOC103836985 gene encoding transcription factor GTE8 isoform X2, which translates to MVESAAFPGGYYRNTFEAPDESSQGSGSSAQIDTEVTASQNSTTPARKRINLNPDDEDPYGVRRQVIPLYNKSQSERKDLIHRLKRELEQTKIVLKNAELLNVRSITSRGWNRGSSGKFESLPDTALMKQCDTLLKKLWSHPHSWVFQAPVDVVKLNLPDYLTVIKHPMDLGTVKKNLASSVYLTPHEFASDVRLTFANAMTYNPPGHDVHIMADILSKLFESRWKAIEKKLPAVTLEPSVERRTAISAPPSKKRKMASPVRETVKPLMTAEERHRLGRQLESLLEELPSQIIDFLKKHSSSGGEVAEEDEIEIDIDVLSDEVLLTLQKLMDEYVKGKEAKQSDVEPFDGPGPSNSSLQRGGSQIVNEMAVEYVGGNEPPISGTSSDSGSSEDQSDDAKPMIREGSSKMPETANAEAQRDEDERIDDLLEESAGAAEQQKPSSDESDSQPDGNMLETPAPSEKQYRAALLKNKFADIILKAREKTLPQNSNKGDPEKLRKEREELELQMKKERARLQAEAEAAEDARRQAEAEAAAEAAAESKRKRELEREAARQALLKMEQTVEINENSRFLEDLEMLSSSAPEQLPSSVDETSPERGLDALGSFNFRGINPLEQLGLYMKQDDDEEEPEAPRAVPKLATDVEEGEID; encoded by the exons atggTTGAAAGTGCTGCCTTCCCCGGAGGTTACTACAGGAACACTTTCGAAGCGCCTGATGAATCATCACAGGGCTCTGGAAGCTCCGCTCAGATTGATACCGAGGTCACTGCATCTCAGAACTCAACCACTCCTGCACGAAAGCGTATTAATCTGAACCCCGACGATGAGGATCCTTACGGTGTCCGGAGACAAGTCATTCCCTTGTACAACAAGTCGCAGTCCGAGAGAAAAGACTTGATCCATCGTCTCAAACGGGAGCTGGAGCAGACAAAGATAGTTCTCAAGAACGCTGAGTTGTTGAACGTTAGGTCTATTACATCTCGTGGATGGAACCGTGGCTCCTCGGGGAAGTTTGAGTCGCTCCCCGACACGGCGCTGATGAAGCAATGCGACACGCTGCTGAAGAAGCTCTGGTCTCATCCCCATTCTTGGGTGTTCCAGGCGCCTGTCGATGTAGTGAAACTGAACTTACCTGACTATCTAACTGTCATCAAACACCCCATGGACTTGGGGACAGTGAAGAAGAACTTAGCATCTAGTGTATACTTAACACCTCACGAGTTTGCTTCTGATGTGAGGCTCACGTTCGCCAACGCGATGACGTATAACCCTCCAGGGCATGACGTTCACATCATGGCGGATATACTTAGTAAACTGTTCGAATCTCGGTGGAAAGCTATAGAGAAGAAGTTACCAGCAGTTACATTGGAACCCAGTGTGGAAAGGAGAACTGCTATCTCTGCCCCTCCctcgaagaagaggaagatggcTTCACCCGTTAGAGAGACGGTGAAGCCCCTTATGACGGCAGAGGAGAGGCATAGATTGGGGAGACAACTCGAGTCTCTACTTGAGGAGCTTCCTTCACAGATCATTGACTTTTTGAAGAAACACAGCTCAAGTGGAGGAGAAGTTGCGGAAGAAGATGAGATTGAGATAGACATTGATGTTCTCAGCGATGAAGTGCTGCTCACTCTTCAAAAGCTTATGGATGAATATGTCAAAGGTAAAGAAGCGAAGCAGTCGGATGTAGAACCTTTTGATGGACCAGGACCGAGCAATTCGTCTCTCCAACGAGGTGGAAGTCAGATTGTGAATGAAATGGCTGTTGAGTATGTCGGTGGGAACGAACCTCCAATCTCAGGAACCTCCAGTG ATTCTGGTAGCTCTGAAGATCAATCTGATGACGCTAAGCCCATGATCCGAGAGGGTTCTTCCAAG ATGCCTGAAACTGCAAATGCTGAGGCGCAAAGAGATGAAGATGAGAGAATAGATGATCTTCTTGAag AATCTGCTGGTGCGGCTGAGCAGCAAAAGCCTAGTTCTGATGAATCAGATAGCCAACCTGATG GGAACATGTTAGAGACTCCGGCTCCATCTGAGAAGCAATATAGAGCTGCGCTGTTGAAGAACAAGTTTGCAGATATCATTCTAAAAGCACGCGAGAAAACACTTCCACAG AATAGTAATAAGGGCGACCCTGAAAAGCTTCGTAAGGAAAGAGAAGAACTCGAACTGCAGATGAAGAAAG AGAGAGCACGGCTACAAGCTGAGGCAGAGGCTGCTGAAGATGCGCGTCGCCAAGCTGAAGCAGAGGCGGCTGCGGAAGCTGCTGCTGAGTCTAAGCGTAAGAGAGAGCTCGAAAGAGAAGCAGCTCGCCAAGCTTTATTAAAG ATGGAGCAAACTGTGGAGATCAACGAGAACTCGCGGTTCCTAGAGGACCTAGAGATGCTGAGTTCAAGTGCACCAGAGCAATTACCTAGCTCAGTTGATGAAACCAGCCCCGAGAGAGGTTTGGACGCCCTTGGAAGTTTCAACTTCAGAGGAATTAACCCTCTTGAGCAGCTCGGGCTGTACATGAAacaagatgatgatgaagaagaacctGAGGCTCCTCGTGCTGTTCCAAAGCTAGCTACCGACGTGGAAGAAGGTGAAATcgattga
- the LOC103836984 gene encoding lysine histidine transporter 1, which translates to METQAPAEDSYDKLVEEKRAREKEIDAWLPITSSRNAKWWYSAFHNVTAMVGAGVLSLPYAMAQLGWGPGVVILILSWIITLYTLWQMVEMHEMVPGKRFDRYHELGQHAFGEKLGLYIVVPQQLIVEVGVCIVYMVTGGKSLKKFHDLVCKDCKSIKLTYFIMIFASVHFVLSHLPNFNSISGVSLAAAVMSLSYSTIAWSASAAKGVKENVEYGYKAKSTAGTVFNFFSALGEVAFAYAGHNVVLEIQATIPSTPEKPSKGPMWKGVVVAYIVVALCYFPVALVGYWMFGNSVDDNILETLEKPAWLIATANMFVVIHVIGSYQIYAMPVFDMMETLLVKKMNFRPSWYLRFVVRNFYVAATMFVGMTFPFFGGLLAFFGGFAFAPTTYFLPCVMWLAIYKPRRYSLSWWTNWICIAFGVCLMVLSPIGGLRTIIIQAKDYKFYS; encoded by the exons ATGGAAACTCAAGCTCCTGCTGAAGATTCATACGATAAACTT GTGGAAGAGAAAAGAGCAAGAGAGAAAGAAATCGACGCTTGGCTTCCGATTACATCATCAAGAAATGCAAAGTGGTGGTACTCTGCGTTTCACAATGTCACAGCTATGGTTGGAGCCGGTGTTCTTAGCCTCCCTTATGCCATGGCTCAGCTTGGctg GGGACCGGGTGTGGTGATTCTAATTTTATCATGGATCATAACACTATACACACTATGGCAAATGGTGGAGATGCACGAGATGGTTCCAGGAAAACGTTTTGACCGTTACCACGAGCTTGGACAACACGCGTTTGGAGAGAAGCTTGGACTCTACATAGTCGTTCCGCAACAGCTAATCGTGGAAGTCGGCGTTTGCATCGTGTATATGGTCACAGGAGGAAAGTCTTTGAAGAAGTTTCATGATCTCGTCTGCAAGGATTGTAAATCGATTAAACTCACTTACTTCATCATGATCTTTGCATCCGTACACTTCGTCCTGTCTCATCTTCCTAACTTCAACTctatctctggagtctctcttGCTGCCGCCGTGATGTCTCTCAG CTACTCCACAATAGCATGGTCAGCCTCAGCCGCTAAAGGCGTTAAAGAAAACGTTGAGTACGGTTACAAAGCAAAATCCACAGCAGGAACGGTATTCAACTTCTTCAGTGCGTTAGGAGAAGTAGCGTTTGCTTACGCAGGACACAACGTTGTCCTAGAGATCCAAGCCACGATCCCATCAACGCCTGAGAAGCCCTCGAAAGGACCGATGTGGAAAGGAGTCGTGGTTGCTTACATTGTCGTTGCGCTTTGTTACTTCCCCGTCGCACTTGTTGGTTACTGGATGTTCGGTAACTCTGTTGATGACAACATTCTTGAAACACTCGAGAAACCGGCTTGGTTAATCGCAACTGCAAACATGTTCGTTGTGATACATGTCATCGGTAGCTACCAG atatatGCAATGCCTGTTTTTGATATGATGGAGACTCTATTGGTTAAGAAGATGAATTTCAGACCGAGCTGGTATCTCCGGTTCGTTGTCCGTAATTTCTACGTTG CCGCAACAATGTTTGTCGGTATGACGTTTCCGTTTTTTGGCGGCCTATTGGCGTTTTTTGGTGGATTTGCGTTTGCTCCGACAACATATTTC CTTCCTTGCGTAATGTGGCTTGCCATATACAAACCAAGGAGATACAGCTTGTCTTGGTGGACCAACTGG ataTGCATTGCATTTGGCGTTTGCTTGATGGTTCTATCGCCGATTGGAGGGCTAAGGACAATCATTATCCAAGCTAAGGACTACAAGTTCTACTCGTAA
- the LOC103836982 gene encoding uncharacterized protein LOC103836982: MGSVSLKIGDGTARFRRTSVCSSAVNLLMLFSVVTTNLFALYAFSSHSQSQSSSHPLHHSNNISLVSQHLSLILREIDSSQRKLAQMEKQILGYESIDLSRPNIVPELKLFLHRHQLPLGKDSRTGITEMVSAVGHSCERSPDLLSQYMSYKVFDRCPDDWSLGQKLILRGCEPLPRRRCLAKTVAKQDLKPFPDSLWRPVSNKSVNWSGLGCKGFDCLKGKKIGSDCVGCFDLGTEKDRFVKVKGKNDFLVDDVLGLANGKIRIGFDVSGGSGTFAARMAERNVTVITNALNNGGPFSEFIAARGVFPLFLSLDHRFPFHDNVFDLVHGSSGLDVEGKPEKMEFLMFDLDRVLKPGGLFWLDNFYCASDVKKKELTRLIERFGYKKLKWVIGEKADGQVNLSAVLQKPVRV, translated from the coding sequence ATGGGATctgtctctctcaagatcggCGACGGAACCGCCAGATTCCGACGAACATCCGTCTGCTCCTCCGCCGTGAACCTCCTCATGCTCTTCTCCGTCGTCACCACCAACCTCTTCGCCCTATACGCCTTCTCCTCCCACTCCCAATCCCAATCCTCCTCCCACCCGCTCCACCACTCCAACAACATCTCCCTCGTCTCCCAGCACCTCTCCCTCATCCTCCGAGAGATCGACTCCTCCCAGCGAAAACTCGCTCAGATGGAGAAACAGATCCTCGGATACGAATCCATCGACCTATCCCGTCCCAACATCGTTCCCGAGCTCAAACTGTTCCTCCACCGCCACCAGCTCCCTCTCGGTAAAGACTCGAGGACCGGGATCACCGAGATGGTCTCCGCCGTGGGCCACTCCTGCGAGAGATCTCCGGATTTGCTGTCGCAGTACATGTCTTACAAAGTTTTTGACAGGTGTCCTGATGACTGGAGCCTCGGGCAGAAGCTCATCCTCCGCGGATGCGAGCCCCTGCCGAGGAGACGTTGCTTGGCGAAAACAGTCGCCAAGCAAGATCTCAAACCTTTTCCTGATTCTCTGTGGAGGCCTGTGAGTAACAAGAGCGTTAACTGGAGCGGGCTTGGCTGCAAAGGCTTTGATTGTTTGAAAGGTAAGAAGATCGGATCGGATTGCGTCGGGTGCTTCGATCTAGGGACCGAGAAAGATCGGTTCGTGAAGGTTAAGGGGAAGAACGACTTCTTGGTTGACGATGTGTTGGGTTTAGCCAATGGGAAGATCCGGATCGGGTTTGATGTTAGTGGTGGGTCAGGGACTTTTGCAGCGAGAATGGCTGAGAGGAACGTGACTGTGATCACCAACGCGTTGAATAACGGCGGGCCGTTTAGCGAGTTTATAGCTGCGAGAGGGGTTTTCCCGTTGTTCTTGAGTTTGGACCATAGGTTCCCATTCCACGACAATGTGTTCGATCTTGTTCATGGTTCTAGCGGGTTGGATGTTGAGGGGAAACCCGAGAAGATGGAGTTCTTGATGTTTGATCTTGATCGGGTTTTGAAGCCCGGGGGTTTGTTCTGGTTGGATAACTTCTACTGCGCGAGTGAcgtgaagaagaaggagctgacGCGTTTGATTGAGAGGTTTGGGTATAAGAAGCTGAAGTGGGTTATTGGAGAGAAGGCTGATGGGCAGGTGAATCTCTCTGCTGTTCTGCAAAAGCCGGTGAGAGTTTGA
- the LOC103836987 gene encoding F-box protein At3g27290 has translation MEISCGELGAFGDVDRLREDDLFKTVSFSGYQTVYDTVSWAWDGDDSSNALFNDLLSFGEEINSLPEDPFYMNIRSTLNSFSDWFHEMGEEAATLPNDPFSMKDHKASVLDGGGGEEPHSAFDLVIPYLEMRDTFAVESVCRSLRDSVRKESCFWRTVDLSDSPLKYKVTDDSLLKLTRRAQGHLRCLNLGGCVSITDDGLMQVLASNPRLTKLSVSGCHRLSTVGLLSILRDLKSSNQLGVKSLVTGGALYFTKEQFKELKLLLGADGEEGSKSRRRRLYTSCRSDFSLDDERGTDIEICPWCEKPSLVFDCASETCPLKDHPCPKQSCRACVVCIERCHDCGSCLNDCEHKPFCFAFSCVICYKKRSNQLGELL, from the exons ATGGAGATCAGTTGCGGCGAGCTCGGAGCTTTTGGTGACGTGGATCGATTACGGGAAGACGATCTCTTCAAAACGGTGTCGTTTTCAGGGTACCAGACTGTTTACGATACAGTAAGCTGGGCTTGGGATGGTGATGATAGCAGCAACGCTTTGTTCAATGATCTGTTGAGCTTCGGTGAAGAGATCAATAGCTTGCCTGAGGATCCCTTCTATATGAATATTAGATCCACTTTGAACTCCTTCTCTGATTGGTTTCATGAGATGGGTGAAGAAGCAGCCACATTGCCTAACGATCCCTTTTCTATGAAGGATCATAAAGCATCGGTTCTTGATGGTGGAGGTGGTGAAGAGCCTCACTCCGCGTTTGATTTGGTCATTCCTTATCTAGAGATGAGAGACACTTTTGCGGTTGAGTCAGTTTGCAGGTCGTTGCGTGATTCCGTTAGAAAAGAGTCTTGTTTCTGGAGAACTGTTGACCTCAGTGACTCCCCTCTTAAGTACAAAGTAACTGATGATTCCCTTCTGAAGCTAACGCGCCGCGCTCAAGGTCATCTTCGGTGTTTGAATCTGGGAGGATGTGTGAGTATCACTGATGATGGTTTGATGCAAGTGCTAGCAAGCAATCCACGTCTCACAAag CTGAGTGTATCAGGTTGTCATAGGCTAAGCACAGTAGGATTGTTATCCATTTTAAGGGACTTGAAATCCTCAAACCAACTTGGAGTAAAAAGTCTTGTCACTGGTGGGGCATTATATTTCACGAAGGAGCAATTTAAAGAGCTGAAGTTATTACTTGGAGCAGATGGTGAAGAGGGTTCAAAATCGAGGAGGCGGAGATTGTATACATCATGTAGATCAGACTTCTCTTTAGATGACGAGCGAGGTACTGACATAGAGATATGTCCCTGGTGTGAGAAACCGAGTCTGGTATTTGATTGTGCATCAGAGACATGTCCGCTGAAGGATCATCCTTGTCCTAAACAGTCGTGCAGAGCTTGCGTAGTCTGCATTGAACGTTGCCACGACTGTGGGAGTTGCTTAAATGATTGTGAACACAAGCCGTTCTGTTTTGCATTCAGCTGTGTGATCTGCTATAAGAAGAGGTCTAACCAGTTAGGAGAGTTGCTTTGA